The following are encoded together in the Vicugna pacos chromosome 26, VicPac4, whole genome shotgun sequence genome:
- the HTRA4 gene encoding serine protease HTRA4 isoform X1, giving the protein MSRPLLRPAGLGPSLLLWLLLPPGPVSVPGVQAWRARPPPSCPAVCEPMRCPQLPPCSAGATPTLDRCGCCRVCPAAEGEACGGALVRPCAPGLQCRAPSAPRLLGGGGLGTCGCRAAGAAVCGSDGRTYASLCALRAQNRAARLRGAPPAVPVQKGECGDPGTRSAGWLRSKYNFVAAVVEKVAPSVVHLQLFRRSPLTGEDIPASSGSGFIVSEDGLIVTNAHVLTNRQRIQVELQSGVQYEATVKDIDHKLDLALIKIEPDTDLPVLLLGRSSDLRAGEFVVALGSPFSLQNTVTVGIVSTTQRGGKELGLRDSDMDYIQTDAIINHGNSGGPLVNLDGEVIGINTLKVTAGISFAIPSDRIRQFLEEFHERQLKGKALSQKKYLGLRMLPLTMNLLQDMKRHDPDFPDVSSGVFVYEVIQGTAAESSGLRDHDVIVSINGQPVTTTTDVIEAVKASDSLSILVRRKSQTLILTVTPEIIN; this is encoded by the exons ATGAGCAGACCGCTGCTGCGGCCCGCGGGGCTCggtccctccctcctgctctggctGCTGCTGCCCCCGGGGCCCGTGTCCGTGCCCGGGGTGCAGGCCTGGAGGGCCAGGCCCCCGCCGTCCTGCCCCGCAGTCTGCGAGCCGATGCGCTGCCCCCAGCTGCCCCCTTGCTCGGCGGGGGCGACGCCGACGCTCGACCGCTGCGGATGCTGCCGCGTCTGCCCGGCGGCCGAGGGCGAGGCCTGCGGCGGGGCGCTCGTCCGGCCCTGCGCCCCGGGGCTGCAGTGCCGCGCGCCGTCCGCGCCCCGGCTCCTCGGCGGCGGCGGGCTGGGCACCTGCGGCTgccgggcggcgggggcggccgtGTGCGGCAGCGACGGGCGCACCTACGCCAGCCTGTGCGCGCTCCGTGCCCAGAACCGCGCCGCGCGCCTCCGAGGCGCGCCCCCGGCCGTGCCGGTGCAGAAGGGGGAGTGTGGGGACCCAG GAACCAGAAGCGCAGGCTGGCTCAGGAGCAAGTACAACTTCGTCGCGGCGGTGGTGGAGAAGGTGGCGCCGTCTGTGGTGCACTTGCAGCTGTTCCGCAG GTCACCTCTCACTGGCGAGGATATTCCTGCATCCAGTGGCTCTGGGTTCATAGTGTCTGAGGATGGGCTCATTGTTACCAATGCCCACGTCCTTACCAACCGGCAGCGGATCCAGGTGGAGCTCCAGAGCGGGGTCCAGTATGAAGCCACCGTCAAGGACATTGACCATAAATTGGATCTCGCTCTCATTAAGATTGAGCCAGAC ACGGACCTTCCTGTATTGCTGCTGGGAAGGTCATCTGACCTGCGAGCTGGCGAGTTTGTGGTGGCCTTGGGCAGCCCGTTTTCTCTGCAGAACACAGTGACTGTGGGAATTGTCAGCACTACCCAGCGAGGGGGCAAAGAGCTGGGGCTGAGGGATTCCGACATGGACTATATCCAGACGGACGCCATAATTAAT CACGGGAATTCGGGGGGGCCCCTGGTGAACTTG GATGGTGAGGTGATCGGCATAAACACCCTGAAGGTGACAGCGGGCATCTCCTTTGCGATTCCCTCCGATCGCATCCgacagttcttggaggaattccACGAGCGCCAGCTGAAAG GAAAGGCTCTTTCACAGAAGAAGTATCTGGGTCTGCGAATGCTGCCCCTTACCATGAA CCTGCTTCAGGACATGAAAAGGCACGATCCCGATTTCCCTGATGTGAGCTCTGGGGTTTTTGTGTATGAGGTGATTCAAGGAACCGCGGCTGAAAG CTCTGGGTTGAGAGACCACGATGTAATTGTCAGCATAAACGGGCAacctgtcaccaccaccaccgaTGTGATTGAAGCCGTGAAGGCCAGTGATTCTCTGTCCATCCTGGTTCGTCGGAAAAGTCAAACTTTGATCCTGACAGTCACCCCTGAAATAATCAATTAA
- the HTRA4 gene encoding serine protease HTRA4 isoform X2 — protein MSRPLLRPAGLGPSLLLWLLLPPGPVSVPGVQAWRARPPPSCPAVCEPMRCPQLPPCSAGATPTLDRCGCCRVCPAAEGEACGGALVRPCAPGLQCRAPSAPRLLGGGGLGTCGCRAAGAAVCGSDGRTYASLCALRAQNRAARLRGAPPAVPVQKGECGDPGTRSAGWLRSKYNFVAAVVEKVAPSVVHLQLFRRSPLTGEDIPASSGSGFIVSEDGLIVTNAHVLTNRQRIQVELQSGVQYEATVKDIDHKLDLALIKIEPDTDLPVLLLGRSSDLRAGEFVVALGSPFSLQNTVTVGIVSTTQRGGKELGLRDSDMDYIQTDAIINHGNSGGPLVNLDGEVIGINTLKVTAGISFAIPSDRIRQFLEEFHERQLKGKALSQKKYLGLRMLPLTMNLLQDMKRHDPDFPDVSSGVFVYEVIQGTAAESSGLRDHDVIVSINGQPVTTTTDVIEAVKASDSLSILIFSA, from the exons ATGAGCAGACCGCTGCTGCGGCCCGCGGGGCTCggtccctccctcctgctctggctGCTGCTGCCCCCGGGGCCCGTGTCCGTGCCCGGGGTGCAGGCCTGGAGGGCCAGGCCCCCGCCGTCCTGCCCCGCAGTCTGCGAGCCGATGCGCTGCCCCCAGCTGCCCCCTTGCTCGGCGGGGGCGACGCCGACGCTCGACCGCTGCGGATGCTGCCGCGTCTGCCCGGCGGCCGAGGGCGAGGCCTGCGGCGGGGCGCTCGTCCGGCCCTGCGCCCCGGGGCTGCAGTGCCGCGCGCCGTCCGCGCCCCGGCTCCTCGGCGGCGGCGGGCTGGGCACCTGCGGCTgccgggcggcgggggcggccgtGTGCGGCAGCGACGGGCGCACCTACGCCAGCCTGTGCGCGCTCCGTGCCCAGAACCGCGCCGCGCGCCTCCGAGGCGCGCCCCCGGCCGTGCCGGTGCAGAAGGGGGAGTGTGGGGACCCAG GAACCAGAAGCGCAGGCTGGCTCAGGAGCAAGTACAACTTCGTCGCGGCGGTGGTGGAGAAGGTGGCGCCGTCTGTGGTGCACTTGCAGCTGTTCCGCAG GTCACCTCTCACTGGCGAGGATATTCCTGCATCCAGTGGCTCTGGGTTCATAGTGTCTGAGGATGGGCTCATTGTTACCAATGCCCACGTCCTTACCAACCGGCAGCGGATCCAGGTGGAGCTCCAGAGCGGGGTCCAGTATGAAGCCACCGTCAAGGACATTGACCATAAATTGGATCTCGCTCTCATTAAGATTGAGCCAGAC ACGGACCTTCCTGTATTGCTGCTGGGAAGGTCATCTGACCTGCGAGCTGGCGAGTTTGTGGTGGCCTTGGGCAGCCCGTTTTCTCTGCAGAACACAGTGACTGTGGGAATTGTCAGCACTACCCAGCGAGGGGGCAAAGAGCTGGGGCTGAGGGATTCCGACATGGACTATATCCAGACGGACGCCATAATTAAT CACGGGAATTCGGGGGGGCCCCTGGTGAACTTG GATGGTGAGGTGATCGGCATAAACACCCTGAAGGTGACAGCGGGCATCTCCTTTGCGATTCCCTCCGATCGCATCCgacagttcttggaggaattccACGAGCGCCAGCTGAAAG GAAAGGCTCTTTCACAGAAGAAGTATCTGGGTCTGCGAATGCTGCCCCTTACCATGAA CCTGCTTCAGGACATGAAAAGGCACGATCCCGATTTCCCTGATGTGAGCTCTGGGGTTTTTGTGTATGAGGTGATTCAAGGAACCGCGGCTGAAAG CTCTGGGTTGAGAGACCACGATGTAATTGTCAGCATAAACGGGCAacctgtcaccaccaccaccgaTGTGATTGAAGCCGTGAAGGCCAGTGATTCTCTGTCCATCCTG